A portion of the Epinephelus moara isolate mb chromosome 4, YSFRI_EMoa_1.0, whole genome shotgun sequence genome contains these proteins:
- the LOC126388559 gene encoding protocadherin gamma-C3-like codes for MGKNEIVTGHQSTRGRRCDEKGRSFHTITFLCTEISGLRINDRRGSVVASTMYIRGQKEYVWIHIVVSLCLCDGSASQLSYSISEEVNKGTVVGNIAKDLNINVHELETRDLRIVSSYSKKYFDVNLRTGNIFVDERIDREELCPNVVKCSLKIQAVLNNPMTAHRIEVNVLDINDNSPAFIENTYSLNISESSLTGERYLLPIAVDADIGSNSVKTYKLSQNEHFSLDVQSGGEHGVSAELVLQKALDREKQSVITLVFTAVDGGKPPRSGSLQIHVNVEDANDNIPTFSKSLYKARVPENVAPGTVVIKLNATDLDEDMNSKILYSLIKRGNIDPSNMFHLNSETGEITVKGTLDYEETPAYEVRVQAKDQGFSPKSTHTKLLIEIIDVNDNAPEISVTSLMTPVKEDAELGTIVALVTVSDKDGGNNGVTNCKVVGSVPFKLKSNYKNDYSLVVDGPLDRENTSLYNVTITATDEGSPPLL; via the exons AtgggaaaaaatgaaatcgTCACCGGCCATCAGTCCACCCGCGGAAGGCGCTGCGACGAGAAGGGCAGGAGCTTCCACACAATTACATTTCTTTGTACGGAAATATCTGGACTGAGGATAAATGATCGACGGGGTTCAGTTGTTGCATCAACAATGTATATCCGAGGACAAAAGGAATACGTCTGGATTCACATTGTTGTGTCCCTTTGTCTCTGTGACGGGTCTGCTTCGCAGTTATCCTACTCGATTTCCGAGGAGGTGAACAAAGGCACCGTAGTGGGGAATATTGCAAAGGATTTAAACATCAATGTACATGAACTGGAGACCAGGGATCTACGTATTGTTTCCAGTTACAGTAAGAAATATTTTGACGTGAATTTGCGCACCGGGAACATCTTTGTTGATGAGAGGATAGACAGAGAGGAGCTTTGTCCGAATGTGGTGAAATGCTCGTTAAAAATTCAAGCCGTTTTAAACAACCCAATGACTGCACACCGCATAGAGGTTAATGTTTTAGATATAAACGATAATTCGCCTGCTTTTATTGAGAACACGTATTCTCTGAATATTTCTGAATCATCTTTAACTGGCGAACGATATCTTCTCCCCATAGCAGTAGACGCAGACATAGGCAGTAACTCCGTGAAGACGTACAAGTTGAGCCAGAATGAACATTTCTCGCTTGATGTGCAGAGCGGTGGAGAACACGGTGTGTCTGCTGAGTTAGTGCTGCAGAAAGCtttagacagagagaaacagtcgGTGATCACACTTGTCTTTACCGCTGTAGATGGAGGTAAACCGCCTAGATCGGGGTCATTACAAATACATGTTAATGTTGAAGATGCCAATGATAATATACCCACTTTTAGCAAATCGCTCTATAAGGCGCGTGTGCCTGAAAATGTTGCACCCGGAACAGTGGTGATAAAGTTAAATGCAACCGATTTAGACGAGGACATGAACAGTAAGATCCTGTATTCATTGATAAAACGAGGAAATATCGATCCGTCAAATATGTTTCATCTAAATTCAGAAACAGGTGAAATCACTGTGAAGGGAACATTAGATTATGAAGAGACGCCTGCGTATGAGGTCAGAGTTCAAGCAAAGGATCAAGGCTTTTCTCCTAAGAGTactcacacaaaactgttgatAGAGATAATTGATGTGAATGACAATGCCCCAGAAATATCCGTGACGTCACTCATGACCCCAGTTAAAGAAGACGCAGAACTGGGGACAATAGTTGCTTTGGTTACAGTCAGTGATAAAGATGGAGGGAACAATGGTGTAACTAACTGTAAGGTAGTGGGATCTGTTCCCTTTAAACTCAAGTCCAACTACAAAAATGACTATTCATTAGTCGTAGATGGACCACTGGACAGAGAAAACACTTCTCTGTACAATGTCACTATTACAGCCACAGATGAGGGAAGTCCACCTCT GCTGTGA